A single window of Cottoperca gobio chromosome 9, fCotGob3.1, whole genome shotgun sequence DNA harbors:
- the idua gene encoding alpha-L-iduronidase — protein MLELVTAQDIGGQPQYNFTKLDQLIDLLWINGLRPGFELMGSVSNYFTDFEDKPQVVEWRNLVYLIAKRYIDKFGLGSVSQWNFETWNEPNNHDFDNVSVSIQGFLNYYDACSEGLRAASGLLRFGGPGDSCHSPPHSPYCWAMLQHCYNGTNYFTGETGVRMDYIALHKKGGGYSLPILQQEIQTVGEIQERFPQYRSVPVYNDEADPLVGWSRPQEWRADVTYAAMVVKVINQHQDLLLADPTSTINYTLLSNDNAFLSYHPHPFTQRTLTARFQVNNTQPPHVQMIRKPVLAVMGLLALLGETQVLAQVLSSAGTNNSTLGVLASNHKPVTRGGSDSWQAAVLVYNSDDNSSSTNTDAITVSLKGLAAQKGLVYVTYYIDNNVTNPYQLWQSMSSPDFPTAEQFRRLRSVQDPHVDGPWDVPAGDTLTLKAKLSVPSVLLVHVCAQPKAVPDQVNGLRFITITKGQVLVVWSDHCVDSKCIKTFEVEISTDHKEFSRINTQDTIFTSCVYSPVDLEVGGLYRVRAVDYWGRPGLYSLPERYSEEH, from the exons ATGTTGGAGCTGGTCACTGCACA GGATATTGGAGGACAACCCCAGTACAACTTCACTAAACTGGACCAGCTGATAGATCTCTTGTGGATTAATGGACTCCGACCAG GTTTTGAACTGATGGGCAGTGTCTCTAACTATTTCACTGACTTTGAGGACAAACCACAAGTGGTCGAGTGGAGAAACCTGGTTTATCTCATAGCCAAGAGGTACATCG ATAAGTTCGGCCTGGGAAGCGTCTCTCAGTGGAACTTTGAAACATGGAACGAGCCGAACAACCACGACTTTGATAATGTCTCCGTCTCAATTCAGG GGTTTCTAAACTACTATGATGCCTGTTCGGAGGGTCTGCGCGCTGCCAGCGGTCTCCTGAGGTTCGGGGGTCCGGGAGACTCCTGTCATTCTCCCCCACACTCCCCTTACTGCTGGGCCATGCTGCAGCACTGCTACAACGGCACCAACTACTTCACTGGGGAGACGGGGGTCAGGATGGACTACATCGCCCTGCACAAGAAG GGAGGAGGCTACTCATTGCCCATCCTCCAGCAGGAGATCCAGACGGTGGGAGAGATCCAGGAGCGTTTCCCCCAGTACCGCAGCGTCCCGGTTTACAATGATGAGGCTGATCCGCTGGTGGGCTGGTCCCGGCCGCAGGAGTGGAGGGCTGATGTGACCTACGCTGCCATGGTGGTGAAG GTAATAAACCAGCACCAGGATCTGCTGCTGGCTGACCCGACCAGCACCATCAACTACACCCTGCTCAGCAACGACAATGCCTTCCTCAGCTACCACCCGCACCCCTTCACCCAGCGCACGCTCACCGCTCGCTTCCAGGTCAACAACACCCAGCCGCCTCACGTCCAGATGATCAGGAAGCCTGTCCTCGCGGTCATGGGCCTGCTGGCTTTGCTAG GAGAGACGCAGGTCCTGGCTCAGGTTTTGAGCTCAGCAGGAACCAACAACAGCACGCTGGGAGTTCTCGCCAGCAACCACAAACCCGTAACACGGGGCGGCTCAGACAGCTGGCAGGCAGCGGTGCTGGTCTACAACAGTGACGACAACAGCAGCTCCACTAACACTGACGCTATCACCGTGTCGCTGAAGGGACTGGCTGCACAAAAGG GTCTTGTGTATGTCACATATTACATTGACAATAATGTAACCAACCCGTACCAACTGTGGCAGAGCATGAGCAGCCCCGACTTCCCCACCGCAGAGCAGTTCAGACGCCTCAGGAGTGTGCAG GACCCTCATGTTGATGGACCCTGGGACGTTCCTGCAGGGGACACTCTGACTCTGAAAGCCAAACTGTCTGTGCCCTCTGTCCTCCTCGTCCATGTGTGTGCCCAGCCCAAAGCAGTGCCAGACCAG GTTAATGGATTACGCTTCATCACGATCACCAAAGGCCAAGTCCTGGTTGTGTGGTCAGACCACTGTGTTGATTCCAA ATGCATTAAGACATTTGAAGTGGAGATCTCCACAGACCACAAGGAATTTAGCAGAATTAATACTCAAGACACCATTTTCACTTCTTGTGTTTATTCACCTG TGGACCTGGAGGTTGGCGGGCTGTACAGAGTCCGAGCTGTGGACTACTGGGGAAGGCCCGGCCTGTACTCGCTGCCAGAGAGGTACTCGGAGGAGCACTAA
- the LOC115012954 gene encoding purpurin-like isoform X1, with protein sequence MCSTVLHRMDFQVFALLMLLLAGVEQSRASCVVDSFTVKGDFDPARYAGKWYALQKKDPEGLFLEDNISAEYTIGDDGFMVASSRGRVTLFGFWVVCADMAAQYSVPDPSTPGKMFMNYQGLANYLSSGGDNYWVIDTDYDNYALTYACRTLKEDGSCEDGYSLLFSRNPRGLPPSIQRVVRQKQEEICMVGEFQPVLQSGAC encoded by the exons ATGTGCTCGACTGTTTTGCACAGAATGGACTTCCAAGTCTTCGCCCTGCTGATGTTGCTTCTGGCCGGTGTGGAGCAGAGCCGGGCCTCCTGCGTCGTGGACAGCTTCACAGTCAAAGGCGACTTTGACCCCGCAAGA tACGCAGGAAAGTGGTACGCTCTGCAGAAGAAGGATCCGGAGGGTTTGTTCCTGGAGGACAACATCTCCGCTGAGTACACAATTGGAGACGATGGCTTCATGGTTGCCTCCTCCAGAGGCAGAGTCACTCTCTTTgg GTTCTGGGTTGTGTGCGCAGACATGGCTGCTCAGTACTCTGTACCCGACCCAAGCACTCCCGGCAAGATGTTCATGAACTACCAGGGCCTGGCCAACTACCTGTCCAGCGGCG GTGACAACTACTGGGTCATTGACACAGACTATGACAACTACGCCCTCACCTATGCCTGCCGCACCCTGAAGGAAGATGGAAGCTGCGAGGACGGATACTCCCTGCTCTTCTCCCGCAACCCCCGCGGCCTCCCCCCCAGCATCCAGAGGGTCGTCCGCCAAAAACAGGAGGAAATCTGCATGGTCGGAGAGTTCCAGCCCGTGCTGCAGTCTG GAGCCTGCTAA
- the LOC115012954 gene encoding purpurin-like isoform X2, which produces MDFQVFALLMLLLAGVEQSRASCVVDSFTVKGDFDPARYAGKWYALQKKDPEGLFLEDNISAEYTIGDDGFMVASSRGRVTLFGFWVVCADMAAQYSVPDPSTPGKMFMNYQGLANYLSSGGDNYWVIDTDYDNYALTYACRTLKEDGSCEDGYSLLFSRNPRGLPPSIQRVVRQKQEEICMVGEFQPVLQSGAC; this is translated from the exons ATGGACTTCCAAGTCTTCGCCCTGCTGATGTTGCTTCTGGCCGGTGTGGAGCAGAGCCGGGCCTCCTGCGTCGTGGACAGCTTCACAGTCAAAGGCGACTTTGACCCCGCAAGA tACGCAGGAAAGTGGTACGCTCTGCAGAAGAAGGATCCGGAGGGTTTGTTCCTGGAGGACAACATCTCCGCTGAGTACACAATTGGAGACGATGGCTTCATGGTTGCCTCCTCCAGAGGCAGAGTCACTCTCTTTgg GTTCTGGGTTGTGTGCGCAGACATGGCTGCTCAGTACTCTGTACCCGACCCAAGCACTCCCGGCAAGATGTTCATGAACTACCAGGGCCTGGCCAACTACCTGTCCAGCGGCG GTGACAACTACTGGGTCATTGACACAGACTATGACAACTACGCCCTCACCTATGCCTGCCGCACCCTGAAGGAAGATGGAAGCTGCGAGGACGGATACTCCCTGCTCTTCTCCCGCAACCCCCGCGGCCTCCCCCCCAGCATCCAGAGGGTCGTCCGCCAAAAACAGGAGGAAATCTGCATGGTCGGAGAGTTCCAGCCCGTGCTGCAGTCTG GAGCCTGCTAA
- the LOC115013506 gene encoding ATP synthase subunit e, mitochondrial-like, translated as MVPPVAVSPLIKTARYSALIAGIIYGKQRYDYLKPIGAEDKRIAEEEKKVRDEELRIAKEIEERAESILK; from the exons ATGGTTCCTCCAGTTGCAGTGTCGCCTCTCATTAAG ACCGCAAGGTATTCAGCTTTGATTGCTGGCATCATCTATGGCAAACAGCGATATG ATTACCTGAAGCCTATTGGGGCTGAGGATAAGAGGAtcgcagaggaggagaaaaaggttCGCGATGAGGAGCTGCGCATCGCCAAGGAAATAGAAG AACGTGCAGAAAGTATTCTGAAGTAA